One genomic window of Fusobacterium simiae includes the following:
- a CDS encoding TonB-dependent receptor → MKKLLVLLTILSSIIAYAEDTIELEQTTVKGSKTSDYTAPPKEQKNTFVITQERIREKNYKNVEDILRDAPGVVVQNTAFGPRIDMRGSGEKSLSRVKVLVDGISINPTEETMASLPINAIPVESIKKIEIIPGGGATLYGSGSVGGVVSISTNSNVTKDNFFMDLNYGSYDNRNFGFAGGYNFNKNLYVNYGFSYLNSEDYREHEEKENKIYLLGFDYKINAKNRFRFQTRHSDIKQDSSNQISVEELKNNRRKAGLNMDIDTKDRSYTFDYEYRPTQNLTLSTSLYKQEQDREISTESIDDIKIIATNRRFSHINQEKIFYDVKSEMQAKFEEDKKGLKIKAKYDYNLIGDNPSETIVGFDYQNATNKRNSLVQSETLKSYYDSAIGGFATLGTSDRLPITNKIDMKMTKKSSGFYAFNKWGLTDKIDMTFGGRLEKTEYNGYRENGPNIMPFVSPEKKRIETNEKLTNYAGELGFLYKYNDTGRTYIRYERGFVTPFGNQLTDKIHDTELKNKDAGLITPPSVNAASKYVANNLKSEKTDTFEIGFRDYIFGSSISTSFFLTDTTDEITLISSGVTNPAVNRWKYRNIGKTRRMGIEFEAEQNVGKFRFNQSLTLVNTKVLKANEEARIEKGDRVPMVPRLKATIGVKYNFTDRLSGYLNYVYLAKQETRELRENPDITKDDIIVKHTIGGHGTLEAGLSYKPDNYSDIKIGAKNILSNKYNLRETSLEALPAPERNYYLQLNVRF, encoded by the coding sequence ATGAAAAAATTATTAGTCTTACTTACTATATTATCTTCAATAATAGCTTATGCAGAAGATACAATAGAATTGGAACAAACAACTGTAAAAGGCTCAAAAACTTCTGATTATACTGCTCCCCCAAAAGAGCAAAAAAACACTTTTGTAATTACTCAAGAAAGAATCAGAGAAAAAAATTATAAAAATGTAGAAGATATATTAAGAGATGCTCCTGGAGTTGTTGTTCAAAATACAGCTTTCGGACCAAGAATAGACATGAGAGGTAGTGGAGAAAAATCTCTTAGTAGAGTTAAAGTCTTAGTTGATGGTATTAGTATCAATCCTACCGAAGAAACAATGGCTAGCTTACCAATCAATGCTATTCCTGTAGAATCTATTAAAAAGATTGAAATAATTCCAGGTGGAGGTGCAACTCTTTATGGAAGTGGTTCTGTTGGTGGTGTTGTAAGTATTTCTACAAACTCAAATGTAACTAAAGATAATTTCTTTATGGATTTAAATTATGGTTCTTATGATAATAGAAACTTTGGTTTTGCTGGTGGATATAATTTTAATAAGAATTTATATGTAAACTATGGTTTTAGTTATTTGAATAGTGAAGATTATAGAGAACATGAAGAAAAAGAAAATAAGATTTATTTACTTGGATTTGATTACAAAATCAATGCAAAAAATAGGTTTAGATTCCAAACTAGACACAGTGATATTAAACAAGATTCTTCTAACCAAATTTCTGTCGAAGAATTAAAGAACAACAGAAGAAAAGCTGGGCTTAATATGGATATAGATACAAAAGATAGAAGTTATACTTTTGATTATGAATATAGACCTACTCAAAACTTAACTTTATCAACAAGTTTATATAAACAAGAACAAGATAGAGAAATAAGTACTGAAAGCATAGATGACATTAAAATTATTGCTACTAATAGAAGATTTTCTCATATAAATCAAGAAAAGATTTTTTATGATGTAAAATCTGAAATGCAAGCAAAATTTGAGGAAGATAAAAAAGGTTTAAAAATAAAAGCTAAATATGACTATAACCTAATAGGAGATAATCCAAGTGAAACTATAGTTGGTTTTGACTATCAAAATGCAACAAATAAGAGAAATTCACTTGTACAATCTGAAACTTTAAAATCATACTATGATAGTGCTATTGGAGGATTTGCTACATTAGGAACAAGCGATAGATTACCAATTACTAATAAAATTGATATGAAGATGACTAAAAAATCTTCCGGATTTTATGCTTTTAATAAATGGGGATTAACAGATAAAATTGATATGACCTTTGGAGGAAGATTAGAAAAAACGGAATATAATGGCTATAGAGAAAATGGACCTAATATAATGCCATTTGTAAGTCCTGAAAAGAAAAGAATAGAAACTAACGAAAAATTGACTAACTATGCTGGAGAACTTGGATTTTTATATAAATACAATGATACAGGAAGAACTTATATAAGATATGAAAGAGGATTTGTAACTCCATTTGGAAACCAACTTACAGATAAAATTCATGACACAGAACTAAAAAATAAAGATGCTGGTCTTATAACTCCTCCAAGTGTCAATGCAGCTTCTAAATATGTTGCTAATAACTTAAAATCAGAAAAAACTGATACATTTGAAATAGGTTTCAGAGACTATATTTTTGGTTCATCAATTAGTACATCATTTTTCTTAACAGATACAACTGATGAAATAACTTTAATCAGTTCAGGAGTGACTAACCCAGCTGTAAATAGATGGAAATATAGAAATATAGGAAAAACTAGAAGAATGGGAATAGAATTTGAAGCTGAACAAAATGTTGGAAAATTTAGATTCAATCAATCTTTAACTTTAGTTAATACAAAAGTATTAAAAGCTAATGAGGAAGCAAGAATAGAAAAAGGTGATAGAGTTCCTATGGTTCCAAGATTAAAAGCTACTATAGGAGTAAAATATAACTTCACAGATAGATTATCAGGTTATTTAAACTATGTTTATTTAGCTAAACAAGAAACTAGAGAACTTAGAGAAAATCCTGATATAACAAAAGATGATATCATTGTAAAACATACTATTGGAGGACATGGAACATTGGAAGCTGGTCTTTCATATAAACCAGATAACTATTCAGATATAAAAATAGGTGCAAAAAATATTTTATCTAATAAATATAATTTAAGAGAAACAAGCTTAGAAGCGTTGCCAGCACCTGAAAGAAATTATTATTTACAACTAAATGTTAGATTCTAA
- a CDS encoding N-acetylmuramoyl-L-alanine amidase, whose amino-acid sequence MKKIKYIVITIIFSILLGACSTIIGIYQAANWKPKILVNLDIKAYSIYKDGKFTRDGFKENEIDKLSYKIADDYGLNLYNGRIGTRGEYSKIIFYDDIKVTLNNKTVVIPKDKMKQKKIRHGGYVYDYSISPLEFNEFSTEGLIIDLGTIEIVEKDGKIVKEKRKIPPIMLKNTLEIFWLENAFHPYDTDTYYYYWLDKYKGEFGDVKKIYSNPELVEISNDIKKIIENKKKLSDIEDKVGEEWQGKRITNDTNLSIDTWEKVDK is encoded by the coding sequence ATGAAAAAAATAAAATATATTGTAATAACTATAATTTTTTCTATTTTACTTGGAGCTTGTTCAACAATAATAGGAATTTATCAAGCAGCGAATTGGAAGCCTAAAATATTAGTAAATTTGGATATTAAAGCATATTCTATTTATAAAGATGGAAAATTTACAAGAGATGGTTTTAAAGAAAATGAAATAGATAAATTATCATATAAAATAGCAGATGATTATGGACTAAATCTGTATAATGGTAGAATTGGAACAAGAGGAGAATATTCAAAGATTATATTTTATGATGATATAAAAGTAACTTTAAATAACAAAACAGTAGTAATTCCAAAAGATAAAATGAAACAAAAGAAAATAAGACATGGAGGGTATGTGTATGATTATTCAATTTCTCCGTTAGAATTTAATGAGTTTTCTACTGAAGGTTTAATTATAGATTTAGGAACTATTGAAATAGTGGAGAAAGATGGAAAAATAGTTAAGGAAAAAAGAAAAATCCCTCCAATTATGTTAAAGAATACTTTAGAAATCTTTTGGCTTGAAAATGCATTTCATCCATATGATACAGATACATATTACTATTATTGGCTTGATAAGTATAAAGGAGAATTTGGAGATGTAAAGAAAATTTATTCTAATCCTGAACTTGTAGAAATTTCTAACGATATTAAAAAAATAATAGAAAATAAAAAAAAGTTATCTGATATAGAAGATAAAGTTGGTGAAGAATGGCAAGGTAAGAGAATAACTAATGATACAAATTTAAGCATAGACACATGGGAAAAAGTTGATAAATAA
- a CDS encoding tryptophanase codes for MKNIKWMFNESLPMEMHKARIVQKINLLEPKKRLKAIKEAGFNTFLLKNHDVFLDMLTDSGVNAMSDKQQAAMLQADDSYAGSETFFRLESSIQKMFGMKFFLPAHQGRACEHIISKALVNKGEAVLMNYHFTTSKAHVVLEGGFVEELIIDEGLNLNSTCQFKGNVDIDKLKDRIEKLGSKNIAFVRMEAGTNLIGGQPFSLENFEEVSKICKSKDIPLVLDASLLSDNLHFIKTREENCKDMSINEITLKLGELSDIVYFSARKLGSARGGVICTSNENLFKKMQGFIPLFEGFLTYGGMSVREMEAIAVGLEETMDEDVISQGPIFIEFMVKELLKRGIPVVTPAGGLGCHLNAMKFLEHLPQTEYPAGALAAALFIVSGARGMERGTISEQRDENGVEPLANMELLRLALPRRVFTVSHIMFVVDRLEWLFKNRNLIGGLEWSEEPEILRFFFGKLKAKGDWPEKLLEKFEEDFGDSL; via the coding sequence ATGAAAAATATAAAATGGATGTTTAATGAAAGTTTACCAATGGAAATGCACAAAGCTAGAATAGTTCAAAAAATAAATTTATTAGAACCTAAAAAGAGATTAAAAGCAATTAAAGAAGCTGGGTTTAATACTTTTTTATTAAAAAATCATGATGTATTTTTAGATATGCTGACTGATAGTGGTGTAAATGCTATGTCAGATAAACAACAAGCGGCTATGTTACAAGCTGATGATAGTTATGCAGGCTCAGAAACATTTTTTAGATTAGAGTCCTCTATCCAAAAAATGTTTGGTATGAAATTTTTTCTTCCTGCCCATCAAGGTAGAGCTTGTGAACATATAATTTCTAAGGCACTTGTAAATAAAGGAGAAGCAGTTCTTATGAATTATCATTTTACTACTTCAAAAGCTCATGTTGTATTAGAAGGTGGTTTTGTTGAAGAACTTATAATAGACGAAGGATTAAATCTAAATTCAACTTGTCAATTTAAAGGAAATGTTGATATAGATAAATTAAAAGACAGAATAGAAAAATTAGGAAGTAAAAATATCGCTTTTGTAAGAATGGAAGCAGGAACTAACTTAATTGGAGGTCAACCTTTTTCATTAGAAAATTTTGAAGAAGTAAGTAAAATATGTAAATCAAAGGATATTCCATTGGTACTAGATGCAAGTTTATTATCAGATAATTTACACTTCATAAAAACAAGAGAAGAAAATTGTAAAGATATGTCTATTAATGAAATTACTTTAAAACTAGGAGAATTATCAGATATTGTTTACTTTTCTGCAAGAAAATTAGGTTCTGCAAGAGGAGGAGTTATCTGTACCTCAAATGAAAATTTATTTAAAAAAATGCAAGGTTTTATTCCACTTTTTGAAGGATTTTTAACTTATGGTGGTATGTCTGTTCGTGAAATGGAAGCTATTGCAGTTGGACTTGAAGAAACTATGGATGAAGATGTTATATCTCAAGGACCAATTTTTATAGAATTTATGGTTAAAGAACTATTAAAAAGAGGTATTCCTGTTGTTACACCAGCAGGAGGATTAGGTTGTCATCTAAATGCTATGAAATTCTTAGAACATCTTCCTCAAACTGAATACCCAGCAGGAGCATTGGCAGCTGCATTATTTATTGTCAGTGGAGCTCGTGGAATGGAAAGAGGAACTATATCAGAGCAAAGAGATGAAAATGGAGTTGAACCATTGGCAAATATGGAATTATTAAGATTAGCATTACCAAGAAGAGTATTTACTGTTTCCCATATAATGTTTGTTGTAGATAGATTAGAATGGTTATTTAAAAACAGAAACCTTATAGGTGGGCTTGAATGGAGTGAAGAGCCTGAAATATTAAGATTTTTCTTTGGTAAATTAAAGGCTAAGGGAGATTGGCCAGAAAAATTACTAGAAAAATTTGAAGAAGATTTTGGAGATAGTCTATAG
- a CDS encoding aminotransferase class I/II-fold pyridoxal phosphate-dependent enzyme, translating into MSKLDQNKTPLFTVLKDEYVRRNILPFHVPGHKRGKGVDKEFFNFMGEAPFSIDVTIFKMVDGLHHPKSCIKEAQELVADAYGVKHSFFAVNGTSGAIQAMIMSVVKAGEKILVPRNVHKSVSAGIILSGSEPVYMNPEIDENLGIALGVKPQTVENMLKQDPDIAAVLIINPTYYGVATDIKKIADIVHSYDIPLIVDEAHGPHLHFHDELPVSAVDAGADICTQSTHKILGAMTQMSLIHVNSDRVNVEKVKQILSLLHTTSPSYPLMASLDCARRQIATQGQELLTRTIEFAKYFRREANRIPGIYCFGEELVGKDGFFAFDPTKITISAKELGLKGGELESLLVDDYNIQMELSDYYNTLGLITIGDTEESVNKLLDALRDISKRFFGKGKTLEKNVIKLPETPELVLMPREAFYSEKNKVPFKESVGKISGEMIMAYPPGIPIIIAGERISQDIIDYIEELKEADLHIQGMEDPELETINVIEEEDAIYLYTEKMKNVLIGVQTNLGVNKTGTEFGPDDLIQAYPDTFDEMELIPVERQKEDFNDKKLKFKNTVLDTCEKIAKRVNEAVIDGYRPILIGGDHSISLGSVSGVSLEKEIGVLWISAHGDMNTPESTLTGNIHGMPLALLQGLGDRELVNCFYEGAKLDSRNIVIFGAREIEVEERKIIEKTGVKIVYYDDILRKGIDNVLDEVKDYLKVDNLHISIDMNVFDPEIAPGVSVPVRNGMSYDEMLKSLKFAFKNYSVTSADITEFNPLNDINGKTAELVDDIVQYMMNPDY; encoded by the coding sequence ATGTCTAAGTTAGACCAAAATAAGACACCATTATTTACAGTATTAAAAGATGAATATGTGAGAAGAAATATACTTCCATTTCATGTTCCTGGACATAAAAGGGGAAAAGGGGTTGATAAAGAGTTTTTTAACTTCATGGGAGAAGCTCCTTTTTCAATAGATGTAACAATTTTTAAAATGGTTGATGGATTACATCACCCAAAAAGTTGTATAAAAGAAGCTCAAGAATTAGTTGCAGATGCTTATGGAGTTAAACATAGTTTTTTTGCAGTAAATGGAACTTCTGGTGCAATACAAGCAATGATAATGTCAGTTGTAAAAGCAGGAGAGAAAATATTAGTACCAAGAAATGTACATAAATCAGTTTCAGCAGGAATCATTTTAAGTGGTTCTGAACCTGTGTATATGAATCCAGAAATTGATGAAAATTTAGGAATTGCATTAGGAGTAAAACCACAAACAGTTGAAAATATGTTAAAACAAGATCCAGATATAGCAGCAGTTCTTATCATAAATCCAACTTATTATGGAGTGGCAACAGATATTAAAAAGATAGCTGATATAGTTCATAGCTATGATATACCTCTTATTGTAGATGAAGCTCATGGACCACATTTACACTTCCATGATGAATTACCAGTTTCAGCTGTTGATGCTGGAGCAGATATTTGCACTCAAAGTACACATAAAATTTTAGGTGCTATGACTCAAATGTCACTTATCCATGTAAATTCTGATAGAGTTAATGTTGAAAAAGTAAAACAAATTTTAAGTTTACTTCATACAACTTCTCCATCATATCCATTAATGGCATCTCTTGATTGTGCAAGAAGACAAATAGCTACGCAAGGACAAGAATTACTTACAAGAACTATTGAATTTGCCAAATATTTTAGAAGAGAAGCTAATAGAATACCTGGAATATATTGCTTTGGAGAAGAACTTGTTGGAAAAGATGGTTTCTTTGCTTTTGACCCAACAAAGATTACTATATCTGCAAAAGAATTAGGTCTTAAAGGTGGAGAACTTGAAAGCCTACTTGTAGATGATTATAATATTCAAATGGAATTATCAGATTACTATAATACTTTAGGTCTTATTACAATAGGAGATACTGAAGAAAGTGTAAATAAGTTACTTGATGCTTTAAGAGATATTAGCAAAAGATTCTTTGGAAAGGGAAAAACACTAGAAAAGAATGTTATTAAACTTCCAGAAACTCCAGAATTAGTATTGATGCCAAGAGAAGCTTTCTACAGTGAAAAGAACAAAGTACCTTTTAAAGAAAGTGTTGGAAAAATTTCTGGTGAAATGATAATGGCATATCCACCTGGTATTCCAATAATTATTGCAGGAGAAAGAATAAGTCAAGATATAATTGACTATATAGAAGAATTAAAAGAAGCAGATTTACATATTCAAGGTATGGAAGATCCAGAACTTGAAACTATAAATGTAATTGAAGAAGAAGATGCAATTTACTTATACACTGAAAAGATGAAAAATGTTCTTATTGGAGTACAAACAAATCTTGGAGTTAATAAAACAGGAACTGAATTTGGACCAGATGATTTAATTCAAGCATATCCAGACACATTTGATGAAATGGAATTAATCCCTGTTGAAAGACAAAAAGAAGACTTCAATGATAAGAAATTAAAATTCAAAAATACAGTTTTAGATACTTGTGAAAAGATTGCCAAAAGAGTTAATGAAGCAGTGATTGATGGATATAGACCAATACTTATTGGAGGAGACCATTCAATTTCATTAGGAAGTGTATCAGGTGTTTCTTTAGAAAAAGAAATTGGTGTTCTTTGGATAAGTGCCCATGGAGATATGAATACTCCTGAAAGTACACTTACAGGAAATATACATGGAATGCCACTAGCTTTACTTCAAGGTTTAGGAGATAGAGAGCTTGTAAATTGTTTCTATGAAGGAGCTAAACTTGATAGTAGAAATATAGTTATCTTTGGTGCAAGAGAAATTGAAGTAGAAGAAAGAAAAATTATTGAAAAAACTGGTGTAAAAATTGTTTACTATGATGATATTTTAAGAAAAGGTATAGACAATGTTTTAGACGAAGTAAAAGATTATTTAAAAGTTGATAATTTACATATCAGTATAGATATGAATGTATTTGACCCTGAAATTGCTCCAGGAGTATCTGTACCTGTTAGAAATGGAATGTCTTATGATGAAATGTTAAAATCATTGAAGTTTGCATTTAAAAATTACTCAGTTACATCAGCAGATATTACAGAATTTAATCCATTAAATGATATTAATGGAAAAACTGCTGAACTTGTTGATGATATAGTTCAATATATGATGAACCCAGATTATTAA